One bacterium genomic window, GCGCTCTGGAGACCCTGAGGGATGAGGACATCCCTGATCTCCACCGAAAGAACCCGTATGCCCCACGATGCGATACGGTTGCCGATTATCCGCTGGAGCTCGTCATCGAGATGCTCCCGTCCCTCGAGCATCTGGGACAGGAGGGTCTTACCGATGACATCGCGGAGCGCGGTCTGTGATGCCCAGCTTATGGCGTTCCGGTAGTCCTCGACCTCGAGCGCGGTTTTGACCGGTTCGATCACCTGCCAGAAGAGGACCGCGTCGACATCGACCGGTACGGTATCCTTGGTGAGGGTCTTCTCCGCCTTGAACGATGTGGTTATAACCCGCAGATCGATCCAGTATGGCAGCGTATCGAGGACAGGGATGATGAAAAAGAGCCCGGGGCCCTTGAGTCCCTGAAACTTTCCCAGCCTGAGCATGACCACACGCTCCCACTGGTTCGCCACCTTGACCGACGCCGCGATGAGAAGCGCCGCCAGAAACGAACCGCCCACTGTCCAGTAACTCGCCGTCCGGGAGACAGAATCGAAGAGCAGGTACGATGCAGCGATTCCGCAGCCGAAAATCAAGACAAATATCAAGACCGGTAAAGCATTCGACGATTTCATGGATCGCCTCCTTTCTCACTGCTATGTGCAGCATGGCATATGTGCACAAAAACAGTCGGACATAATATACCATTATACCGGTTTTAATGATACTGGTAAAAAAATATGTGTGCGGAGGGATAAGGGTATAAAGAGGTTCAGTATGAACATGCGGAACAGTATCGATGCGGAGGGATCATACAATCATCTCTTTTTTTCGGACGCCTTTTCGATATCGATGATGCTTGTCCCCATGAGGTATTCTTTTACTTCGTAGCGGGTGATATTGTTCAGCTTTTTCGTGATACTGGCCATTTTCGCCGTCTCATTCCTGATCTCGACGAGGGTCTCGTAGAGCGGATGATTATCGCCGATATCCATGAGCAGGAGCTCGGCGTTGCCGGAAACCGCCTGAAGCGGCTGGTTCAATTCATGGCATGTGGCGCCCGCCATTTCCAGCACACCCTTGAGTTTTTCCTGGCTCATCCGGGTCCTCTCTTCACTCTTTAAGTTCGTGATGTCACTGATAATAACGAGGTAAATGATCTCGCGTTCATATTCGATGAGGGACATGCGTATTCCGGCGTACAGTATCTGCTGCGAAGATGTCTGAAGCTTTATTTCGAACGAATATGTTCCCGCGATTCTGGACTTTTCCATGCTTTCAAGGTATTTATCGGCATTTTCATCGCTGAAAGAAGCGTTGAATCCAATTTCAACCACCTCTTTGAACGTTTTCCCCATTAATTGCTCGACATTTTTATTACAATCGAGAATAATTCCCTTGTTATTATGTACAATAACAATTTCAGGGATTCCCTTGAACAGTGTTCTGAAACGTTTTTCCGAATTCCTCAGCTCACGGGTCCGTACTTCGAGCAGCTCCTTGATATGAAAAAGCGAGCGCTCCCGTCGGGCTGTTTCGCTCACTGTGAGGAGGTATTCCGGGTCGAACGGTTTCCGAATATACGCATCCGCTCCCTGTTTGACACACAGGGTCGCAAGACGGGGATTCGGGTCGGCTGTTGTCATGATGACAACTCCCAGAAATCCGGGTTTTTTGAATTCCCCTATAAGCTCCA contains:
- a CDS encoding response regulator; translated protein: MLTGQHTHFIRNERTMDTSEKKHVVVVNDDPLQLKIIMQYLVDGGMEVSAFTSAEEALEHMSGSGAPDVLVTDLYMPGIDGWGLCRLMQSEDYPDFNEVPILIISATFAGVQAREIAADLGVKGFLPIPFKPERLVEYVKTISKGANISVVPKCVIIDCDETLSNSMKKIFEKRGYTVFNCKTVKEGRILLNEHKPEVVVLDYCIPDGNALELIGEFKKPGFLGVVIMTTADPNPRLATLCVKQGADAYIRKPFDPEYLLTVSETARRERSLFHIKELLEVRTRELRNSEKRFRTLFKGIPEIVIVHNNKGIILDCNKNVEQLMGKTFKEVVEIGFNASFSDENADKYLESMEKSRIAGTYSFEIKLQTSSQQILYAGIRMSLIEYEREIIYLVIISDITNLKSEERTRMSQEKLKGVLEMAGATCHELNQPLQAVSGNAELLLMDIGDNHPLYETLVEIRNETAKMASITKKLNNITRYEVKEYLMGTSIIDIEKASEKKR
- a CDS encoding slipin family protein, translating into MKSSNALPVLIFVLIFGCGIAASYLLFDSVSRTASYWTVGGSFLAALLIAASVKVANQWERVVMLRLGKFQGLKGPGLFFIIPVLDTLPYWIDLRVITTSFKAEKTLTKDTVPVDVDAVLFWQVIEPVKTALEVEDYRNAISWASQTALRDVIGKTLLSQMLEGREHLDDELQRIIGNRIASWGIRVLSVEIRDVLIPQGLQSAMSMQAQAERERQARVILGDSERQIAQKFEEAARVYSDNPTALHLRAMNMLYEGLKNNATLIIVPSTAVESMQLGTVAGLAAIQKTIADGAGKTGEERGSRQAQQSGGEGIKG